In Mycobacteriales bacterium, the following are encoded in one genomic region:
- a CDS encoding CarD family transcriptional regulator, whose protein sequence is MSFEVGETVVYPHHGAALIEAMETRVIKGEERLYLVLKVAQGDLTVRVPAENAEIVGVRDVVGQEGLDKVFEVLRAPHTEEPTNWSRRYKANLEKLASGDVNKVAEVVRDLWRRDRERGLSAGEKRMLAKARQILVSELALAEGTNEDKAEIVLDEVLSS, encoded by the coding sequence ATGTCATTCGAGGTCGGCGAAACTGTTGTCTACCCCCACCACGGGGCGGCGCTCATCGAGGCCATGGAGACCCGGGTGATCAAGGGTGAGGAGCGTCTGTACCTCGTCCTCAAGGTCGCCCAGGGTGATCTCACGGTCCGCGTGCCGGCCGAGAACGCGGAGATCGTCGGGGTCCGCGACGTCGTGGGCCAGGAGGGTCTCGACAAGGTGTTCGAGGTGCTCCGCGCCCCGCACACCGAGGAGCCGACCAACTGGTCGCGCCGGTACAAGGCGAACCTCGAGAAGCTGGCCTCCGGCGACGTCAACAAGGTCGCCGAGGTGGTGCGGGACCTGTGGCGCCGCGACCGGGAGCGCGGGCTGTCCGCGGGCGAGAAGCGGATGCTGGCCAAGGCCCGGCAAATCCTTGTGAGCGAGCTCGCGCTTGCCGAAGGTACTAATGAGGACAAGGCAGAAATTGTCCTAGACGAGGTGCTGTCCTCGTAG
- the rlmB gene encoding 23S rRNA (guanosine(2251)-2'-O)-methyltransferase RlmB, which yields MTGKPRRRAPQVGTGGHNRRRLEGRGPTPPAEQRPGHPAARRAAAAAKRPERRPAGGPRRGPAAGQTEVVAGRNPVVEALRARVPATALHVATGVEADPRLREALRLAAEQGVAILETGRPELDRLAVAHQGLVLTVPPYAYHHPDDLLARAVDAAEPALIVACDGVTDPRNLGAIARSVAAFGGHGVLVPERRAAGVTAAAWKASAGSLARLPVARATNLVRSLRSYAEQGLVVVGLTGAGALDIADLSVGLDPIVVVVGAEGRGLSRLVADTCDLTARIDVARGVESLNASVAAGIVLHAIAERRRSAAI from the coding sequence GTGACCGGCAAACCACGCCGGCGGGCCCCGCAGGTCGGCACCGGAGGGCACAACCGACGCCGGCTCGAGGGCCGTGGGCCCACCCCGCCGGCCGAGCAGCGACCCGGACACCCGGCGGCCCGCCGGGCGGCCGCCGCGGCGAAACGCCCCGAACGCCGTCCGGCCGGTGGCCCCCGGCGCGGTCCGGCCGCCGGGCAGACCGAGGTCGTCGCCGGGCGCAACCCGGTCGTCGAAGCTCTCCGGGCCCGAGTGCCCGCGACCGCCCTGCACGTCGCCACCGGGGTCGAGGCCGACCCGCGGCTGCGGGAGGCGCTGCGGCTCGCCGCCGAGCAGGGGGTCGCGATCCTCGAGACCGGGCGTCCGGAGCTCGACCGGCTGGCGGTCGCGCACCAGGGGCTGGTCCTGACCGTGCCCCCATACGCCTACCACCATCCCGACGACCTGCTCGCCCGCGCCGTCGACGCCGCCGAGCCGGCGCTGATCGTCGCCTGCGACGGGGTTACCGACCCGCGCAACCTCGGGGCCATCGCCCGTTCGGTGGCCGCGTTCGGTGGCCATGGCGTGCTCGTCCCGGAGCGCCGGGCCGCCGGGGTGACGGCGGCCGCCTGGAAGGCCAGTGCGGGCAGCCTGGCCCGGCTGCCGGTCGCCCGGGCGACCAACCTGGTGCGATCCCTGCGCAGCTACGCCGAGCAGGGGCTCGTCGTCGTGGGGCTGACCGGCGCCGGGGCCCTCGACATCGCGGACCTCTCGGTGGGGCTCGATCCGATCGTCGTGGTCGTCGGCGCGGAGGGGCGCGGGCTGTCCCGGCTGGTCGCGGACACCTGCGACCTCACGGCGCGGATCGACGTCGCGCGTGGGGTCGAGTCGTTGAACGCCTCGGTCGCCGCGGGCATCGTGCTGCACGCGATCGCGGAGCGGCGGCGGTCCGCCGCGATTTAG
- the cysS gene encoding cysteine--tRNA ligase: MLRLHDTRSRELRAFEPLRPGMASIYVCGPTVQAAPHLGHVRSAISFDILRRWLTASGFEVVVARNVTDIDDKILHAASHAGEPWWALAERNSRAFTAAYDALGVLAPTVEPRATGHVPQMLALVSRLIDAGHAYPSGGDVYFDVRSFPGYGSLSGQRPDAMLVTETTDPERAKRDPLDFALWKGAKPGEPAWDTPWGPGRPGWHLECSAMATHYLGETFDVHGGGLDLLFPHHENEVAQSAAVGDGFARYWLHNGMVNVGSAKMSKSVGNSLVVADVLARTRPAALRYALGAAHYRSEITWTDATLTEADAALRRLETFLRNGVERVGDLPTAATDASAGWWEAFAAAMDDDLAVPRALGVVHDAVREGNGALADGDLGLVAGQVHVVQRMLAVLGLDPLTQWPEAAGGRLHETVDALVAIALDARTGARGRRDFTEADRIRDALSDAGLVIEDTPDGPRWRLT, translated from the coding sequence ATGTTGCGGCTGCACGACACCCGCAGCCGGGAACTCCGCGCGTTCGAGCCGCTGCGCCCCGGCATGGCCAGCATCTACGTGTGCGGCCCCACCGTGCAGGCCGCCCCGCACCTCGGTCACGTCCGTTCGGCGATCTCCTTCGACATCCTGCGCCGCTGGCTCACCGCGAGCGGCTTCGAGGTCGTCGTCGCCCGCAACGTCACCGACATCGACGACAAGATCCTGCACGCGGCGTCCCACGCCGGCGAGCCCTGGTGGGCGCTCGCCGAGCGCAACAGCCGGGCCTTCACCGCCGCGTACGACGCGCTGGGGGTGCTGGCGCCGACCGTGGAGCCCCGGGCCACCGGTCACGTCCCGCAGATGCTGGCCCTGGTCTCCCGGCTGATCGACGCCGGCCATGCCTATCCCAGCGGGGGGGACGTCTACTTCGACGTGCGCTCCTTCCCGGGCTACGGATCGCTGTCCGGACAACGCCCGGACGCCATGCTGGTCACGGAGACGACGGATCCGGAGCGGGCGAAACGCGACCCACTCGACTTCGCGCTTTGGAAGGGCGCGAAGCCGGGTGAGCCGGCGTGGGACACCCCGTGGGGCCCCGGCCGGCCGGGCTGGCACCTGGAGTGCTCGGCGATGGCCACCCACTACCTCGGCGAGACCTTCGACGTACACGGTGGCGGCCTCGACCTGCTATTCCCCCACCACGAGAACGAGGTCGCCCAGTCCGCCGCGGTCGGGGACGGCTTTGCGCGGTATTGGCTGCACAACGGCATGGTCAACGTGGGATCGGCGAAGATGAGCAAGTCGGTGGGGAACTCGCTCGTCGTGGCCGACGTCCTCGCCCGGACCCGGCCGGCGGCGTTGCGCTACGCGCTCGGGGCGGCGCACTACCGCTCGGAGATCACCTGGACCGACGCCACCCTCACCGAGGCCGACGCCGCGCTGCGCCGGCTCGAGACGTTCCTCCGCAACGGTGTCGAGCGGGTCGGCGACCTGCCGACCGCGGCTACGGACGCGTCGGCCGGCTGGTGGGAGGCGTTCGCCGCGGCGATGGACGACGACCTCGCCGTCCCGCGGGCACTCGGGGTCGTGCACGACGCGGTCCGGGAGGGCAACGGGGCGCTGGCCGACGGGGACCTCGGCCTGGTCGCCGGGCAGGTGCACGTCGTGCAACGCATGCTCGCCGTGCTCGGTCTGGACCCGCTGACCCAGTGGCCGGAGGCGGCGGGTGGCCGGCTGCACGAGACCGTCGACGCGCTGGTCGCGATCGCCCTCGACGCGCGCACCGGCGCCCGCGGGCGCCGGGACTTCACCGAGGCGGATCGGATCCGGGACGCGCTGAGCGACGCGGGGCTGGTCATCGAGGACACCCCGGACGGCCCGCGCTGGCGGCTGACGTGA
- a CDS encoding phosphoglyceromutase gives MSTLVLFRHGESEWNARNRFTGWVDVDLTERGVAEAERGGRLLAEAGLLPDVLHTSVQRRAIRSAELALAACDRQWIPVRRSWRLNERHYGALQGKDKAAIRAEFGDEQFMLWRRSYDVPPPPLPADSEYTAAGDPRYAALAPDLLPNTECLRDVVERLLPYWYDALVPDLRAGSVVLVAAHGNSLRAVVKHLDGVSDADIPGLNIPTGIPLLYDLDDHLRPTVPGGEYLDPAAARAAIQAVANQGR, from the coding sequence ATGAGCACGCTGGTCCTGTTCCGCCACGGCGAGAGCGAGTGGAACGCGCGGAACCGCTTCACCGGATGGGTCGACGTCGACCTCACCGAGCGGGGGGTGGCGGAGGCCGAACGCGGCGGCCGGCTGCTCGCCGAGGCCGGACTGCTGCCCGACGTTCTGCACACCTCGGTGCAGCGCCGGGCAATCCGCAGCGCGGAGCTTGCCCTCGCCGCCTGCGACCGGCAGTGGATCCCGGTCCGGCGGTCCTGGCGACTCAACGAGCGTCACTACGGCGCGCTTCAAGGCAAGGACAAGGCGGCGATCCGGGCCGAGTTCGGGGACGAGCAGTTCATGCTCTGGCGGCGTTCCTACGACGTGCCGCCGCCGCCGCTGCCGGCCGACTCCGAGTACACCGCGGCCGGCGATCCGCGCTACGCCGCGCTGGCACCCGACCTGCTGCCAAACACCGAGTGCCTGCGCGACGTCGTCGAGCGGTTGCTGCCCTACTGGTACGACGCCCTGGTCCCCGACCTGCGGGCCGGGTCCGTCGTCCTCGTCGCGGCGCACGGCAACTCGCTGCGCGCGGTCGTGAAACACCTCGACGGGGTTTCGGACGCGGACATCCCGGGGCTCAACATCCCGACCGGGATCCCGTTGCTTTATGACCTAGACGATCACCTGCGTCCCACCGTCCCGGGTGGGGAGTACCTGGACCCGGCGGCGGCGCGGGCGGCGATCCAGGCGGTCGCCAACCAGGGGCGCTAG
- the sigH gene encoding RNA polymerase sporulation sigma factor SigH, which yields MSPAETPAAQVVGGGADEDLVAAVRDGDDEALTLLLTKYRSFARSKARSYFLVGADREDIIQEGMIGLYKAIRDFNPALSTSFRAFAELCVTRQVITAIKTATRQKHTPLNNYVSFHRPLSSDEDGDRCLADVIPTTSICDPADLVISSDRIRAMQAHLDEVLSDLEAEVLRLYVDGKSYHEIASVLRRHVKSIDNALQRIKRKLDGHLRDREIADVG from the coding sequence GTGAGTCCTGCGGAAACCCCCGCAGCCCAGGTGGTCGGGGGGGGCGCGGACGAAGACCTCGTCGCCGCGGTGCGTGACGGCGACGACGAGGCCCTCACCCTGCTGCTAACCAAGTACCGCTCATTCGCCCGGTCCAAGGCGCGCTCCTATTTCCTGGTTGGAGCCGACCGGGAGGACATCATCCAGGAAGGCATGATCGGGCTCTACAAGGCGATCCGGGACTTCAACCCGGCGCTGTCCACCTCCTTCCGGGCGTTCGCCGAGCTGTGCGTGACCCGCCAGGTCATCACCGCGATCAAGACCGCGACCCGGCAGAAGCACACGCCGCTGAACAACTACGTTTCCTTCCACCGGCCGCTGAGCTCCGACGAGGACGGCGACCGCTGCCTCGCCGACGTCATCCCCACGACGTCGATCTGCGACCCGGCGGACCTCGTCATCTCCTCGGACCGGATCCGGGCCATGCAGGCCCATCTGGACGAGGTGCTCTCCGACCTCGAAGCCGAGGTGCTCCGCCTCTACGTCGACGGCAAGAGCTACCACGAGATCGCCAGCGTCCTGCGCCGGCACGTCAAGTCGATCGACAACGCGTTGCAGCGGATCAAGCGCAAGCTCGACGGCCACCTGCGCGACCGCGAGATCGCCGACGTCGGCTGA
- a CDS encoding YbjN domain-containing protein, with protein sequence MSGQLDRLDAVIAAALDDAELHYERPRPGAFLVALAGQHKLATNCWLVVGQHSLLVEAFFVRRPDENHAGFYRWLLERNARMFGMAFSVDRLGDVFIAGHLPLASVSAEEIDRLLGCVLSYADENFDTALELGFAGSIRREWAWRSDRGESLANLAAFAHFADPDGDRPPPPGD encoded by the coding sequence GTGAGCGGCCAGCTCGATCGACTGGACGCGGTCATCGCAGCCGCCCTCGACGATGCCGAGCTCCACTACGAGCGGCCCCGGCCGGGCGCCTTCCTGGTGGCCCTGGCCGGCCAGCACAAGTTGGCCACGAACTGCTGGCTGGTAGTCGGCCAGCACAGCCTGCTGGTCGAGGCTTTCTTCGTCCGCCGCCCGGACGAGAACCACGCCGGGTTCTACCGCTGGCTGCTCGAGCGCAACGCCCGGATGTTCGGGATGGCCTTCTCCGTCGACCGGCTCGGGGACGTCTTCATCGCCGGCCACCTGCCGCTCGCATCGGTGAGCGCCGAGGAGATAGACCGGCTGCTCGGTTGCGTCCTCAGCTACGCCGACGAGAACTTCGACACCGCCCTGGAGCTTGGCTTCGCCGGCTCGATCCGCCGGGAATGGGCCTGGCGCAGCGACCGCGGTGAGAGCCTGGCCAACCTGGCGGCGTTCGCCCACTTCGCCGATCCGGACGGCGACCGCCCGCCCCCGCCGGGCGACTGA
- the ispF gene encoding 2-C-methyl-D-erythritol 2,4-cyclodiphosphate synthase, with translation MSASGDVVPIADPQAQQPRVGIGVDVHAYGADTARTMWLGGLAWPGEAGLVGHSDGDVAAHAACDALLSAAGLGDLGSVFGTDDPSWANATGVALLTATVHLVQGAGYSIGNIAVQVIGNRPRLAARRVEAEAALTAAAGAPVSVAATTSDGLGLTGRGEGVAAVATALVFRR, from the coding sequence GTGTCGGCTAGCGGCGACGTCGTCCCGATCGCCGACCCGCAGGCCCAGCAGCCGCGGGTCGGGATCGGCGTGGACGTCCACGCCTACGGGGCGGACACCGCCCGGACCATGTGGCTCGGCGGGCTCGCCTGGCCCGGCGAGGCGGGGCTGGTCGGCCACTCCGACGGCGACGTCGCGGCGCACGCGGCCTGCGACGCGCTGCTGTCCGCGGCCGGCCTCGGTGACCTCGGCTCGGTCTTCGGCACCGACGACCCCAGCTGGGCCAACGCGACCGGGGTGGCGCTGCTCACCGCCACCGTCCACCTCGTGCAGGGTGCCGGCTACTCGATCGGGAACATCGCCGTGCAGGTGATCGGCAACCGTCCGCGGCTCGCCGCCCGGCGGGTCGAGGCGGAGGCCGCGCTGACCGCCGCCGCCGGCGCTCCGGTCAGCGTGGCCGCGACGACGAGCGACGGGCTCGGCCTCACCGGCCGCGGGGAGGGCGTGGCCGCGGTGGCCACCGCACTGGTCTTCCGCCGCTGA
- the ispD gene encoding 2-C-methyl-D-erythritol 4-phosphate cytidylyltransferase, translating to MSTAAVVPAAGRGERLGPGIPKALRPLGGAPMLVHAVRALSQARTVDVVIVAAPPDEVAEVRALLDSHEVPAEVAVVAGGATRQESVARALAALDADVDVVLVHDAARPLAPSELVDAVAGAVRAGADAVVPGLPVVDTVKRVRAGEVVVETLDRSALRAVQTPQGFRRVVLADAHALAETVDATDDAGLVEAIGRPVVVIPGHPEAFKVTRPLDLVLAEAVLAQRRAERVG from the coding sequence GTGAGCACGGCGGCGGTCGTGCCCGCCGCCGGACGGGGCGAGCGGCTCGGCCCCGGCATCCCCAAGGCCCTGCGCCCGCTCGGCGGCGCCCCGATGCTCGTGCACGCGGTCCGCGCGCTCTCCCAGGCGCGGACCGTCGACGTCGTCATCGTCGCCGCACCGCCGGACGAGGTCGCCGAGGTGCGGGCGCTGCTCGACTCGCACGAGGTGCCGGCCGAGGTCGCCGTCGTCGCCGGGGGCGCGACCCGCCAGGAGTCGGTTGCCCGCGCCCTCGCCGCGCTCGATGCCGACGTCGACGTCGTCCTCGTCCACGATGCGGCCCGCCCGCTCGCGCCCAGCGAACTCGTTGACGCCGTCGCCGGCGCGGTCCGGGCCGGTGCGGATGCCGTCGTGCCGGGGCTGCCCGTCGTCGACACGGTGAAGCGGGTCCGCGCCGGCGAGGTCGTCGTGGAGACGCTCGACCGGTCCGCGCTTCGGGCGGTGCAGACCCCGCAGGGCTTTCGCCGGGTGGTGCTCGCCGACGCGCATGCGCTCGCCGAGACGGTGGACGCGACCGACGACGCCGGCCTGGTCGAGGCGATCGGTCGCCCGGTCGTCGTCATCCCCGGCCACCCCGAGGCGTTCAAGGTCACCCGGCCGCTCGATCTCGTGCTCGCCGAAGCGGTCCTCGCCCAACGCCGGGCCGAACGTGTCGGCTAG
- a CDS encoding TRAM domain-containing protein, whose protein sequence is MNVTRRRTPSGLVELLRLLTVLFFAGVGYEIARTVHAVGAGLGPFGFVTVGVIVGSGLGYVLGGVLGRSAIVAADRTESALRDVTADLLVAGAAGVVVGVLLGTAVAWPLFFIPDPLIAFPIFGLVLVILGYCGFRIGASKRDGMLALFGSRVGIAARPLPPSAMPQLIDTSVAIDGRILDVVRAGFLHGTVLVLDAVLAELQGLADAGDDLRRSRGRRGLATLEALRREPALAVEVVPDGHPEIPQVDAKLVRAALDRPAALLTLDTNLARVAALGGVDVLNLHALALALRPPVTAGDEVSVLLLKPGKEPRQAVGYLDDGTMVVVERGSTAIGREVTVRVTSVLTTANGRMVFAAAGPVAAGSATGDLARPGGSAQGGRPA, encoded by the coding sequence GTGAACGTCACGCGCCGCCGCACGCCAAGCGGTCTGGTCGAACTGCTCAGGCTGCTCACCGTTCTGTTCTTCGCCGGCGTCGGCTACGAGATCGCCCGCACCGTGCACGCGGTCGGTGCGGGCCTCGGCCCGTTCGGCTTCGTCACGGTCGGCGTGATCGTCGGTTCCGGGCTCGGCTACGTGCTCGGCGGTGTCCTGGGCCGCAGCGCGATCGTCGCCGCCGACCGGACCGAGTCGGCGCTGCGCGACGTGACCGCCGACCTGCTGGTCGCCGGGGCTGCCGGCGTCGTCGTCGGGGTGCTGCTCGGCACCGCGGTCGCCTGGCCGCTGTTCTTCATCCCGGACCCGCTGATCGCCTTCCCGATCTTCGGTCTGGTGCTCGTCATTCTCGGCTACTGCGGCTTCCGGATCGGGGCGAGCAAACGCGACGGGATGCTGGCCCTGTTCGGTTCCCGGGTCGGGATCGCGGCCCGGCCGCTGCCACCTTCGGCGATGCCGCAGCTCATCGACACCTCGGTGGCGATCGACGGCCGGATCCTCGACGTCGTCCGGGCCGGCTTCCTGCACGGGACGGTCCTCGTCCTCGACGCGGTGCTCGCCGAGCTCCAGGGTCTCGCCGATGCCGGGGACGACCTTCGCCGTAGCCGCGGCCGACGCGGCCTGGCCACCCTGGAGGCGTTGCGCCGGGAACCGGCGCTCGCCGTCGAGGTGGTTCCCGACGGGCACCCGGAGATTCCGCAGGTCGACGCCAAGCTGGTCCGGGCCGCGCTCGACCGGCCGGCCGCCCTGCTCACCCTCGACACCAACCTGGCCCGGGTCGCCGCCCTCGGCGGGGTGGACGTGCTGAACCTGCACGCCCTGGCGCTAGCGCTCCGGCCGCCGGTCACCGCCGGCGACGAGGTCAGCGTGCTACTGCTCAAGCCCGGCAAGGAGCCCCGGCAGGCGGTCGGCTACCTCGACGACGGCACGATGGTCGTCGTGGAGCGAGGTTCGACCGCGATCGGGCGCGAGGTGACGGTGCGGGTGACCAGCGTGCTCACGACCGCGAACGGCCGGATGGTTTTCGCCGCCGCGGGCCCGGTGGCTGCCGGGTCGGCCACCGGCGACCTGGCCCGGCCCGGGGGCTCGGCCCAGGGCGGACGACCCGCGTGA
- a CDS encoding glycosyltransferase family A protein encodes MTGRPVSPPARVAVCVSTHNRSQLLPRLVEALIAQTIGPDALEVVIVDNGSSDDTWATLQELAADAPFALTVLRNQPGLGPAAGRNRAWRAARAPVIAFTDDDCVPTPQWLAAGLAVMERPGRRVAAGVVRAHPDQLESYRPFYYVPLVDSTVAFWFATANAFFARADLETVGGFDEKFRRVAAEDTELAWRIIETGSEPVFVETAVVYHDVRPSTVWQTIRAQSAWADIPAVFRRRPAARRALLYGGIFWKPTHPHLLLLVAASAAVARSRRSPLVLLAVPWLHDWLCVTPRSPDRVLRTAALPGQFLVDVAEIAAMLRGSLRHRTPVL; translated from the coding sequence GTGACCGGCCGCCCGGTCTCGCCGCCGGCGCGGGTGGCGGTCTGCGTGTCCACCCACAACCGGTCCCAGCTGCTGCCCCGGCTGGTCGAGGCGCTCATCGCGCAGACGATCGGGCCCGACGCCCTCGAGGTCGTCATCGTCGACAACGGGTCCAGCGACGACACTTGGGCAACACTCCAGGAACTGGCAGCGGATGCGCCCTTCGCGTTGACCGTGCTGCGCAATCAGCCCGGACTCGGCCCGGCCGCCGGGCGCAACCGGGCCTGGCGGGCCGCGCGGGCGCCGGTCATCGCGTTCACCGACGACGACTGCGTGCCCACCCCGCAGTGGCTGGCCGCGGGGCTCGCGGTCATGGAGCGCCCGGGGCGCCGGGTGGCCGCCGGGGTGGTCCGCGCGCACCCCGACCAGCTCGAGTCCTACCGGCCGTTCTACTACGTACCGCTCGTCGACAGCACGGTCGCGTTCTGGTTCGCCACCGCCAACGCGTTCTTCGCCCGCGCGGACCTCGAGACGGTCGGCGGGTTCGACGAGAAGTTCCGGCGGGTGGCCGCGGAGGACACCGAGCTGGCCTGGCGGATCATCGAAACCGGTTCGGAGCCGGTGTTCGTCGAGACAGCCGTGGTCTACCACGACGTGCGGCCGTCCACCGTCTGGCAGACCATCCGGGCCCAGTCGGCCTGGGCCGACATCCCGGCCGTTTTCCGCCGCCGCCCCGCCGCCCGGCGCGCGTTGCTCTACGGGGGAATCTTCTGGAAGCCGACCCATCCGCATCTGCTCCTGCTGGTGGCGGCCTCGGCGGCGGTGGCCCGCAGTCGCCGCTCGCCGCTGGTCCTGCTGGCGGTGCCGTGGCTGCACGACTGGCTGTGCGTGACGCCGAGATCGCCGGACCGGGTGCTGCGCACCGCCGCCCTGCCCGGGCAGTTCCTCGTCGACGTCGCGGAGATCGCGGCGATGCTGCGCGGCTCGCTCCGCCACCGCACCCCGGTCCTGTAG
- a CDS encoding homogentisate 1,2-dioxygenase, with amino-acid sequence MAFYRRVGEVPAKRHAAFRRPDGGLYAEELVGEEGFSSDSSLLYHRHPPTAILKAEAVAEDPVSRATTPNLPLVPRHLHTHQLSTGGDVVTGRQLLLANEDVRISYLAAEAASELYRNAIGAEIVYVESGSARLETSYGVLDVVAGDYAVIPTSTTHRWLPRESPLRALVVEARGHVHPPRRYLSPYGQLLEHAPFCERDLRGPDEPLLAEDAEVPVLVRHRAGLTRYTYAHHPFDVVGWDGYLYPYLFSIHDFEPIVKRFHAPPPVHQTFEGPNFVVCSFCPRPFDFDPTAIAVPYNHANVDSDEVLFYVGGDFMSRKGAGIGPGSISLHPAGFIHGPQPGSVEAALGKPGTDELAVMVDTFRPLELGPAAVECADPEYPWTWARAATAGDADHPGLSH; translated from the coding sequence ATGGCCTTCTACCGTCGGGTCGGTGAGGTCCCGGCGAAACGGCACGCCGCCTTCCGCCGCCCGGACGGCGGCCTCTACGCCGAGGAGCTGGTCGGCGAAGAGGGCTTCAGTTCCGACTCCTCGTTGCTCTACCACCGCCATCCGCCGACGGCGATCCTGAAAGCCGAGGCGGTAGCGGAGGATCCGGTGTCGCGGGCGACGACACCGAACCTGCCGCTCGTGCCGCGGCACCTGCACACCCATCAGCTGAGCACCGGCGGGGACGTGGTCACCGGTCGGCAGCTGCTGCTCGCCAACGAGGACGTGCGGATCAGCTACCTCGCCGCCGAGGCTGCGAGCGAGTTGTACCGCAACGCGATCGGGGCCGAGATCGTCTACGTCGAGTCCGGGTCGGCCCGGCTGGAGACGAGCTACGGCGTACTCGACGTCGTCGCCGGCGACTACGCGGTGATCCCGACCTCGACCACGCACCGCTGGCTGCCGCGGGAGTCGCCGCTGCGCGCGCTGGTCGTCGAGGCCCGCGGGCACGTGCATCCACCCCGGCGTTACCTCTCGCCGTACGGGCAGCTGCTCGAGCACGCCCCGTTCTGCGAGCGGGACCTGCGTGGCCCGGACGAGCCGTTGCTCGCCGAGGACGCCGAGGTGCCGGTCCTGGTCCGGCACCGGGCCGGGCTGACCCGCTACACCTACGCCCACCACCCGTTCGACGTCGTCGGCTGGGACGGCTACCTCTACCCGTACCTGTTCTCGATCCACGACTTCGAACCGATCGTCAAGCGGTTCCACGCGCCGCCGCCGGTGCACCAGACCTTCGAGGGGCCGAACTTCGTGGTCTGCTCGTTCTGCCCGCGGCCATTCGACTTCGACCCGACGGCAATCGCCGTCCCGTACAACCACGCGAACGTCGACTCCGACGAGGTGCTGTTCTACGTCGGCGGCGATTTCATGTCCCGCAAGGGCGCCGGCATCGGGCCCGGGTCGATCTCGCTGCATCCGGCGGGCTTCATCCACGGCCCGCAGCCGGGCAGCGTCGAGGCCGCGCTCGGCAAACCGGGGACCGACGAGCTGGCGGTCATGGTCGACACCTTCCGCCCGCTCGAGCTCGGGCCGGCGGCCGTCGAGTGCGCCGACCCGGAGTACCCGTGGACATGGGCCCGGGCCGCGACCGCCGGCGACGCCGACCACCCCGGGCTCAGCCACTGA
- a CDS encoding response regulator transcription factor gives MSLVRTPEPAGGAVADENGGRVLVVDDDDFIADAVLMAMRHAGYEAIKIDNGRAAIDAVGHFQPDIVILDVMLPDLDGIEVCGEIRASGSDVPILFLSARDGTEDTIQGLSAGGDDYLTKPFAVAELLARVRAILRRTADLRRHTKSRLSCGDVEIDTQTREVRRGGTLVGLTSTEFDLFRYLMVNIGRVLTKGELLEAVWSYDFGGNPNLLETYVSYLRRKLDPLGPPLIHTVRGVGYMLRLPEKTL, from the coding sequence GTGAGCCTAGTGCGAACGCCTGAACCCGCAGGCGGAGCCGTTGCCGACGAGAACGGCGGGCGCGTTCTGGTCGTCGATGACGACGATTTCATCGCGGACGCTGTTCTGATGGCGATGCGGCACGCTGGCTACGAGGCCATCAAGATCGACAATGGCCGGGCGGCGATCGATGCCGTCGGCCACTTCCAACCGGACATCGTGATCCTCGACGTCATGTTGCCGGACCTGGATGGAATTGAAGTCTGCGGCGAGATTCGGGCCTCGGGTTCGGATGTGCCCATCCTGTTCCTGTCGGCCCGTGACGGGACCGAGGACACGATTCAGGGTCTGTCGGCAGGGGGGGATGACTACCTCACCAAACCGTTCGCTGTAGCCGAGCTACTGGCCCGGGTCCGGGCGATCCTGCGACGCACCGCCGATCTGCGGCGCCACACGAAGTCCCGGCTGAGCTGCGGCGATGTCGAGATCGACACGCAGACTCGGGAGGTCCGGCGAGGAGGCACGCTCGTCGGGTTGACCAGCACGGAGTTCGACTTGTTCCGTTACCTTATGGTCAACATCGGGCGGGTCCTGACCAAGGGGGAGTTGCTCGAGGCCGTCTGGTCGTACGACTTCGGTGGTAATCCGAATCTCCTGGAGACCTACGTTTCCTACCTTCGGCGCAAGCTTGATCCGTTGGGGCCTCCGCTGATCCACACCGTGCGCGGGGTCGGCTACATGTTGCGACTGCCGGAGAAGACGCTGTGA